The following nucleotide sequence is from Candidatus Flexicrinis affinis.
TTGCCTTGCGCCGCGCCACCGCGAATGATCGTACCGAGTCCGTGCGCCGCTGCCTTGGTGAGCCAACTGCCGTAGTGCATCTCGTAGGCGGAGTACGGAAGCTGTACGGTGTCGAACGCATCGAAGTGAGGTGCGAACGCCGTCATTTGTGGCTCGGTAACGGACAATCCTATGAAACGCGCCTTGCCCGCAGCACGTGCGTCTTCAAGGGGCCGGACAAGATCGTAACGCACGAAATCGTCATACGTCGGTGTGTGGAGCTGCAGCAGGTCGACACGATCGGTGCGCAGACGGCGCAGGCTTTCGTCAATCGAGTCGCGCAGAAAGTCGGGCGACCAGTTGCGGGGCGTATCGTCCCAACTGCCCATGTCCTTAAGCTGACATCCGAATTTCGTGGCGATTAGATACTCGTCGCGCCGGTGGCCGATAAATCGCCCGATGAACTCCTCGCTCCGCCCGTAGATGCTGGCCGTGTCGATGAAGTTGATGCCGGCGTCCAAGACGGCGTTAAGTATCCGCTCTGCCTGCTCGTCGGAGACTGGACGCCCGTTCCAGATTCGCGGGGTCGCGCGAAGCTGACCGGCACCGTACCCGAGCACGGTCACTTGGAGCCCTGTACGGCCAAGCTGACGCGTGTTCATACCGTCACACCCAACGACACGGCGAGCGCGCTCAACTCAGCCCATGTCGCGTCAGGCACTGGAATTCCAGTCACGGCACGCTCAAGCGCTGCTATCGATTCCGGCTCGCCCGGCAGCAGCACGCGCTCGACACCATCCAGCGGCGTCGACCCACGAATCCTGTCCAGCAAGGTGCGAACCTCGTCGTCGAACTCGTCACGGTCAACGAAGTACGCAACATCGAGCGCAAGAATCAGCGTGGGATTGCCCGGCCGATAGTTGGGCGATGAGGCGGGCGTAAACCCGGCCAACAGCGTCGGGATGATCTCCAGCATCAGCGCCAATCCGCCGCCCTTGTGCAATCCAAACGGCAGCAGCACACCATCGTTGTAGAAGTCGTTCGGATCGGTGGTCGGACTTCCGTCATGAGTGATCAGCATGCCCGGCGGAACACGTTCGCCTTTGTCGCGCGCAAGCTGAACCTTGCCAATGGCGATGCCGGACGTGGCGAAATCTAGCACCAGCGGCGCACGCCCCGTGGTCGTTGGCACTGCCCATGCCATCGGATTCGTGCCGAACATACGCTGCCTGCTGCCGAACGGCGCAACCGAACCGCCGGCGGACGCGCCGCTAGCCAACACAATGCCGATCAGGCCCTGTGCGGCGATGCGTTCGGCGTACTCACCCGCGCGGCCAATGTGATTGACCCGGCGTAAGGCTACGGCGGCCATGCCGTACTCGGCGGCACGGTCCGCGGCAAGGTCGGCCCCAAACGATGCCGTGATCTGACCAAATGCCCATCCTCCGTCGACACGCGCAAGCGCGCCGCGTGTCGACTCGATCGTGGGACGGGCGGACGCGACGAGCGAGCCATCGCGGATCTTGCCGACGTACTTCATCAACTGCTGCACGCCGTGAGAGTCGTGACCGCGCAGGTTCGTTGTGACCAGCGAGGCCGCCACCGCGGACGCGATGTCCTCAGGCGCACCCGCTGCCATGAGCAGTCGGGTGGTGAAATCCCTCAGTTCGTCAGCGGCGAAAACCGGCATCAGTCCAGCTCCACGACGCGACCCGTGTCCCACGACTCCATGACAGCGCGGGCGACTCGAAGCGCTGCAATGCCTTCCGCAGCGCCAACCAGCGGCGTTCCACCTTCACGGACGCATCGGGCGAAGTCTTCCAGTTCGTCGGTCAGCGCCGTCGTAAAGGGATGCGGACCGGTGACTTCAAGCGGCCTGATCGTGGGTCCGTCTACCTTCGCCTGGGCCGGTGGAACGACCTCTTCCCACAGCAGTTCCTGCCCAAATCGCTTGAAGTGGAGGGCGCCTTTCGTGCCGAACAATACGAGCTGACTAACGTAAGCCGAAATCTGGTGTGTGCTGTAGGTAACGAGCGTGCCATCCTCCATTTCGAGGATTGCCGACGCGGCATCCGGCACGGTTGCAGGCGCTGCCCGGCGCGTATACGCGCCGAAAACCCGCCGGACGGGCCCAAAGAAGTAGGCCAACAGGTCGAAATAGTGAACGGCGAGCTGATCGAGCGGCCCGCCCGGCGCTTTGTCGGCATCCATGTACCAGCTGTCCGGGTCGCGGTTGTTGAGCAGAGGCGCGCCGTGCATCGCCGCGGCCAGAGCCACGCGACCCAGCGTCCCGTCGTCGATCATCTGCTTAACCATGTGTGCGGCGCCGGTACGTCGTCCCTGCATGCCGACCGCAAGGACCAACCCGCGCCGAGTGGCTTCCGACTGCATTTCCCGAGCTTGTGCCACCGTATTTGCGATCGGCTTCTCGACCAGCACGTGTTTGCCGGCACTCAGCGCCGCCATCGTCTGGTCATAGTGCAAGAAGTTGGGCGTGGGCAGGAGGACCGCCTCAGTCGACGGATCGCCCAGAATGTCATCATAACTGGCGTACACGCAACCGCCGTACTGTTCGACAATAGCGTGCGCGTTCGCGAAATCGCGACTCGTGACGCCGGCGAACTTCAGGATGGGCGAGGCCGCTGCCGCGTTCAGCAGCGTTCGTCCCCAACGGGAGGGAGAGACGATGGCAAATCGTACTGGAGAAGAAAGAGTCGTCATGATGTTTATTTGACACATATCCTACAAGTGGATAACATCAGCATACCTTAGTGGCTAGCGTCCTGTCAAAAACTGGCGACCGGGCCCCGCTCTTGGAGAGACCCCTTGTGCGCGAAACCAATCATCCCACTTAAGCGCCCGCCCCTGCTCTACCGCGAAGTACAGGATGCGATCCGTGAGTACATCCTGCAGAATCGGCTGCAGCCCGGCGACGCGCTTCCCGCTGAGGGCGACCTCGCACGGCAACTCGGCGTAAGCCGGAATTCGGTGCGCGAAGCGGTGCGCTCGCTCGAGTCGCTCGGCGTCATTGAGACCAAGCGCGGAAGCGGCCTGTTTGTCTCGAGCTTCTCGTTCGATCCGATCCTCGACAACTTGCAATACAGCCTGCTCTCAAATCTGACCGAGCTCTCCGAGCTGCTGCAGGTCCGGCGGGTTCTCGAAGTCGGTATGATCGAAACAGCCATGATCGCAATGACGCCTGAGCGGATCGAAGCGATCGCCGAAACGGTCGACGCGATGGGTGAGCGTGCGGCGAAAGGCCTGCCGTTCGTCAAAGAGGATCGAGCGTTCCACCGTTTGCTCTTCGAGCACGTCGGCAACAGTGTGCTGGTTCGCCTGCTCGACATCTTCTGGCAGGGGTTCAACAAGGCCTCGCAGTACGCGGATATCGCAGACGACGAACCCATCTGGACTCACGGCGCGCATCAAGCGATCGTCGACGCCATCGTGGACAACGATGCCGAGCGTGCACGAGTCGCGCTTGCAGAGCACTATGCCGGACTTGCACGTCGTATCCAGCGGGCTTCCCAGAGACGGAGCACAGAATGACTGGCAAGTTCACGGGTATCATCCCGCCTGTGATCTCGCCGCTGACTCCCGCAGGAGAAATCGACGTGGCCGGCCTTGAGAGTCATGTTCACCGGCTCATTGACGGCGGCGTCCACGGTCTGTTTGTGCTTGGCAGCAGCGGCGAAGGTCCACTGCTCACAAGTTCGCTTGCCAAAACTCTGATCCGGCGCACCGTTGAGGCTGTGGATGGGCAGATTCCTGTGATCGCAGGTGCTTTGGAGCCTTCCACGGTTCGCACGATCGAGGCGATCGAACTGGCCGCCGAATGCGGGGCCGACGCAGTGGTGATCACGACCCCCTACTACGTCGAGACCGACGACGCTGGTCTGCGTGCACACGTCCGCGAAGCCGCGGAGCGTTCCCCACTGCCGGTCGTGCTCTACAACATCCCCAGCAAGACGCACCACAACATGACGCCATCGATCGTGGCCGATGTCATCGATCTGGAGAATATCGTCGGCATAAAGGACAGTCACGGGGATTGGCCGCAGTTCGAACAGCTTCTCGCCCTACGCGGGCCGGACTTCGTTGTACTTCAAGGCGCGGAACGCTACGCGGCGCAATCGCTGCTTGCGGGTGCGGACGGGCTTGTACCCGGATTGAGCAACGTCGCTCCGCGCCTGTTCGCCGAGATGTTCGACGCGGCGCAGGCAGGCGACCGCGAACGCTTGCTCGCACTCCAGTCGGATGCCGACGCCTTGGGAACGCTTCATACATACGGTCACTGGCTTGCGTGCTTGAAGTACGCCGTTTCACTTGTTGGCCCGACGCAGCCACATACCTTCGCCCGGGTTGTGCCCCTTTCTGATGCGGCACGTGCGACCATCGAGTCACTGGTAAGACGGCAGCAAGGAGGTCCAGAATGAAATAACCCCGCTCCGAACATCATTCCTCCAAAAGATCCTCAAAGGAGTCAGACATGAAGCCCGTATCCGCCCGTTCATTGTTGTTCGTCTTGCTGATCGTCAGTTTGTTCACCATTTCCCTCGGAACCGTCGCCCAAGAAGGCACCAGCATTCGCGTTTTTGCGAACGACCGGCCTGACCCGACGTTTATCGCCCACGGCGCCATCACCGGCACCAACGAAGCACTGTTCAACGCCTTGCACTGCTCATTGGTCAATCTCGATGAGAACTATTCGATCCAGCCCGACCTAGCCGCTAGCTTTACGCTCAGCGAGGACGAGACAACATACACGTTTGCGCTGAACCCGGACGCCAAGTGGCACGACGGAACGCCCGTGACCGCCGCGGATGTCGAGTTTACTTGGGTGGCTTACGCGACTCCCGAGGCCATTACCGGATCGCGCATCCGGCCGTTGGTCATGACTTCGATTGTGGGCGGCGCAGATGTCGTCGCGTCTGCAGCGGAAGCACCATCATACGCCGATACGACCAAGTATGCCGGAATCGAGATTGTTGATGACCACACCATCACGTTCACGCTCACTGGACCCAACCCGCTGTGGCTAATCACTTCCAGCCAAAGCCCGAACGGGTACATCCTGCCCAAGCACATCCTCGCCGATATCCCGTATGCCGACTGGAAGACCCAGCCGATCTACGGTGCGGCGCCGCTAGGCTGCGGTCCGTTCCAGTTCGTGCAGCAGATCGAGGGTCAGTTTGTCGAGCTAGGGGCGTTTGCCGATTATCACCTCGGCGCGCCCGAGATCGACCGCGTGTTCTTCATGAACTGGCTGACTCAGGATGTCGGCATCGCGCAGATCGAGTCCGGTGAGCTGGACGTCATGCTCGGCCTGACGCCGACCGATGCCGATCGCCTCTCGCGCGAGACCGATGCGCAGATCCTGACCACGCCGTCAGCGGCAGCCTACCAGCTTTCGATCAACACGTTCCGCATCACCGATCCGCGGGTACGTCTCGCGATGGCCTACGCTCTTGACCGCGAAGCGATCTTGGATGCGATCTTCCTCGGTCAGGGACGGGTTCAGGAGTGCTGCTTCCTGAACGATTGGGCCATCCCCGAAGGTCAGACGCCGTATCCGTACGACCCGGACATGGCCCGTCAGCTGTTGGCTGATGCGGGATGGGACAGTAATCGAGAGTTGAGCGTCCTGTTCCCGACGGCTTACCGCTTGTCCGATTCCCTGCTGCCGATTGTGCAGCAGCAGCTCGCTGAAGTGGGTATTCGGACGATCATCGACCCGCAGGAGCAGACCGCGTTCCGCGAGAAGCTCATCACCAATCAGGATTGGGACATCTTCTTCAATCAGGGCGCGAACATGCTGCCCGATCCCGGCAGCTTCACGGTTTGGGAATGTCCCACGGGCGGCAAGCCGCAGTCCGGTTGGTTCTACTGCGACGACAAGATGGCGGACCAGTACGTGATCGGAAGGACGACGGCAGATTTCGCCACGCGGCAGGCTGCCTATCAGGCGATCCAGACGATATTCTACGAAGAGATGCCGACCGTGAACATTGCCGTGCCGTATACGATCTTCGCCGTACAGCAGCGCGTTCAGGGGCTGACGCCGACTGCCAACCGCGCTGCCTCGACGTGGAACATTTACGACTGGACGGTGACGGAATAAGCATCCCGGAGCGTGCTGTTAGCCTGCGAGCCGACTGCACGTGAATCAGGGTACATCTTACCTTGCGAGCTGGCTTCTAGATGAGGCCAGCTCGCAGGGCCTCTATCTGCTGCCGTACGACGAGTGCGGGAAACCCCGTCCCTTGAGGTTGACTGCGAGACAGTAATGCGACAGTACTTCACACGTCGGATTCTACAATCAATCCCTACGCTCCTGCTGCTGACGGTCGTCACGTTCGGATTCATTCAGGCGGCGCCGGGGGATTACGTAGATGCCATGATCGATCCGGCGACATTGACCGAAAACAGCGCCGAAGTTCTGGCGAGGCAGCGCGCCACCTTAGGCCTCGACCAACCGATCGTCATCCAGTACGTGCGCTGGGTCGGGGAATTGGCGCGCGGGAATCTCGGGTTCTCGTTTGTCCATAAGCGCCCCGTTCTGAGCATGATCGGCGAACGCCTGTGGGCAACCGTACAACTCGGCGGGCTGGCGATCCTCGTCGCCGTCGTCATCGGCGTCAGCGCTGGCATTGTGAGTGGAATGCGACCGTATACGCCATTCGACTATGTGGTATCGGTCATCAGCTACGGTGCCTGGTCGTTTCCCAATTTCTACCTCGGCATGATTCTAATCTACATCTTTGCGGTCGAGCTGAAGGTACTACCTTCGGCGGGCATGCTTACTCCGGGCGTCGATAGCTTTGGCGACCGGCTGAAGCATTTGATCCTCCCCGTCACCGCGCTGAGTGTCCAGTTCATCGGGCTGTTTGCACGCCAAACCCGTTCGGCCGTGCTCGAGGTCCGCGCAGAGGACTTCGTCACAACTGCCCGCGCCAAGGGCCTACGGCCACGGCGCGTGACACTTCGCCATATCGTGCCCAATGCGTTGATTCCGGTGGTCACCGTTATCGGCTTGTCGCTCCCGATTGTGATCACGGGTGCGATCGTCACCGAAATGGTCTTCGGATGGTCAGGCATGGGCACCATGATGATCAACGCCATAACGGGCCGCGACTATCCCGTCGTCATGGGAACGGTTCTCGTCATAGGAATAGTGGTACTGCTCGTCAATTTCGTTGTGGACGTCACGTATGCAATCATCGACCCGCGCATCCGCTACCAGTAGCACGGGCCCAGCGCTCCCCCGTTCGCTAGCCAGCGGCGATCGCGACCTGCCGCGCAATCGTGCGCTCCGCAAGTTCGTTCGAAACCGAATGGCAGCGTTCGGCCTCGTCGTGTTCGCGGCGATCGTAATCGTCGCCGTAGCCGCGCCGCTGTTCAGCGATCAGACCCCATATCGCACGGACCTCCGCGCAGTACGTCAGGCGCCTAGCGAAGCGCACATTCTGGGCACCGACATTGCCGGACGCGATATCTTTACGCGTGTTATCTACGGCGCGCGAATCTCGTTGACTGTTGGCATCGGTACCGTTGCCGTTTACGGAATTCTCGGGGTGATCTTCGGGCTTGTATCGGGTTTCTATGGGGGTTGGATCGACGCCGTCGTTATGCGGGTCTGCGACACGCTGATGTCCGTGCCCACGCTGCTGGTGGTCCTCATGCTCGTCACCATTACGGAGCCAAGCCTCACGAACATCATCATCGCTATCGCGATCAGCCGCTGGCCCGGCGTAACGCGTCTCGTACGCGGACAGGTATTGGTGGCCAAGCAGTTCGAGTACGTCACAGCCGCACGCGCGCTGGGAGCATCAGGCGCGCGCATCATGACGCGGCACTTGCTGCCGAACATCCTCGCGCCGGTGATCGTCTCTGCAAGCTTTGGAATGGCGTCCGCCATCCTCGCCGAAGCGTCGCTGAGCTTCCTTGGCGTCGGCATCCGGCCGCCGGAACCAAGCTGGGGAACGATGCTCAACGAGGCGCGTGCCCTCAGCGTATTGGCTGAGATGCCCTGGTTCTGGATTCCGCCGGGGATCATGACCGCTGTCACGGTATTGTGTATCAACTTTGTTGGCGATGGATTGCGCGACGCGCTTGATCCACGTATGAAGGAGATCTAGTGTGATTCTCGTGCCCTCAACGCCGGAGTATCCGCGTAATGACGAAGCCAGCGCGGTGCTCCTTGCAGACGGGGGAATGCTCGTGGTGTGGTCGCGCTTCAAACACCTTAACCGTGGTTCCAACGGTTCGCGTGCGTACGACCCGGTCACCGGCCTGCCCGGCACTGCCCTCAACAGCGACAACGCTTCCTCGGACATCGCTGCAATTGAAACACACGACGGCGGTCATACGTGGTCACCACCGCGCACGTTGATAACGAACACCGCTGGCCTCAACGTCATGAATCCCGGCCTGGCTCGCCTCAGTAATGGGAACCTCGGACTCCTGTACAACTTTCGCGAGTCCACAATTTCCGCGTGCCGCCTGTATCGGACCTCGTCCGACGAGGGCCATACATGGTCTGAGCCGGTTGCGTTGACATCGGAGGGCTATCAAACAGGATGCAACGACCGTCTCACGGTATTGTCCAGCGGACGCCTGCTAACCGCGCTCCACGTCACCGATGATTGGCATTCGCATCATCTATTCACCCGCGTCGCGCGTTCCGACGACCACGGACAGACCTGGTCCTTCAGCGATTCCATCGAGCTACCACCCGTGTCCAGCTCGGGTGAGTCGGGGGCTTGGGAAGGCGATCTGGTCGAACGGGCAGACGGATCGGTGCTGCTGGTGCTGCGGACGGCCATGGGCACATTGTTTCGCGCCGAGTCGCACGACAGCGGTGCGACGTGGACCGAGTTGCGTTCGCTGGAAGTCGTGTCCCCCGTCGCACCTGCCGTGATCCGCCGGATTCCCGGGAGTGATCGACTGCTGCTGATATGGAACTGGAATTACAACGTCCACCAAGCGATGGCTGGGACGAGATGTCCGCTTGCCTACGCGGTAAGCGACGATCACGGAGCATCGTGGCCTCATCTCCAGCGGCACACACTCGAAGATGATCCTGAGTTCACGTGGGCCTATCCCAGCTGTACGTTTGTCGGCGGCGAGGCGTGGATCACTTACTACGAGTCCCGCGCTGACGATCCGTTCGGTCCGCGGTCGCTGAAACTCCGTCGGCTTCCGGTGGACTCGCTATTGGAGGGGTCGTGATGCGCGAAAACCGGGTTCGCCAAAGACTGCTTGCCGGTCAACCCGCATTTGGGATTAATCTCCAGATTGATTCCCCGTGGCTGGTCGAAATGATCGGGCAGGCCGGATTCGATTATGTCATGCTGGATATGGAGCACGGGTTTGCGCGCATGAACCTCCCGGTGCTAATTCTGGCCGCCGATGCGGTTGGGATCACACCGATTGTCCGTGTGGCGGACCACAACCGCGCAGACCTACTCAATGCCCTCGAGTTCGGGGCCGGTGGAGTTCAAGTTGCGATGGTCGATACGCCAGAACAGGCACGCGAACTAGTACGGCAAGCCAAGTATGCGCCCATTGGCGAGCGCGGTTTTTCGTCCGTTACGCGCGCCGCCGACTATGGCCGGGAATCACTCGCCAGCTTCGCCAGCAAGGCGAACGACGAATCACTGCTGATCCTCCAACTCGAGACTCGGCGCGCGCTTGACAATGCGGCGGCAATCGCCGCCATTGACGGCGTCGATATGGTGTTCTTCGGCCCGGGCGATCTGTCTCAATCGCTGGGTCTGTTCGGGCAGGAAGCTTCCAGCGCAGTACGCGACGCCATTGTGGAGGCGATCGGAAGCTTAGGGAGTCGAGTGCACGTGTCGACCAGTGCATTCAGTGCCGACGACGTGGCGTTCTGGAGGCAGCACGGCGTAAACACCTTCCTCACATCGAGCATTACCCCCTTACGCCGCGCGCTGGACAGCATTCGGCAGGAGCTTGACAACGGTGCCGGTTGAAGCCGGGCGCGCGCCGGGGCGCTAGCGTCACCCGCGGCAGTACTGTCTCACGGCGTCGGCAAGCAGCGCATTGTCGAACGACCCGCGCGCAAGTACCGGCGTATTCCCCCGGCTCCGGCAGGCGGGTTCGGTCTGGGTTAGGTCCAAAGCGATGAGCAGGCTCACCACTGGCGCGGCGAACGACGTACCCGCCCGGTACTGTCCATCCTCGAAGTGAAACCACGCGCCGGGAACGCTGATGTCGCCGTTGTTGCTGTGCAACCAGAAGCGCAAGTCCTCTCCTTCGTTGGCGCTGACGCTAACCACTTCCGGCCAACGCGCCGGATAGAACGGCTGGCGCTGCTTGAAGTTGCCCGACGACGCGACCGGCACAACGATCACGTCTCGAAAGTCGCGCAAGTAGTCGCGGAGTGGGTCGGCTTGAAGCGCGGTGTTGTTGAACAGCCGCAGTACGGACAAGTCGCGACTGCGGAAAGCCGGGACGTCACGCGCCGGAGTCGGCGGGATCTCGCTGCCCTCCGGCCGGTTGGACCGTGACTGAAGCGATTGGCTGCCCCGAGGCGACTCTTGTTCGAGGCTCGTCAGACCGGTTTCGTCGATGTAGCCGACGCGCGCATCTTTGAGGATAGAGCGAACATAATCGGGATCGCCGCCGACGTGTTCAACGAGGGAGAGCCGGGTATTGCCCTGACGCGCATCGGCAAAGTCGGCAAAGTCGAAACCCATTTCCCGATCCGCACAGGGGATGAAGATAAAGCTCATGTTGAGGACAAAGCGGCCGATTCCTCGGGCGCTGAGGTCATCGATCGCGGTCCGGAGTTCCGGTAGGATCAAGTCGGAGCGATAACCCGCCTCGTCGGCGATGTTGACCTGTTGGAGCGTGATGAGTCCGGCAGAGTCCGGCACGAGCTGACCGACAAGCTGCTGGAAGACCTCCCAAACGAGCCAGCCGTGCGAGGCCGGGAGATCGCCAGTGCCGTCGGAGGAAAAATCGTCGATCACCAAGATCGCGACCTGTTCGGCCCCGGGTTCGGCATATTGCAGAGTCTCGATGATCCACTCCGGGCTGGCATCCAAACCTTCGGCGACTATGTCCTCACCCTCAGGCGTAAAGCCTGCTTCACTAGTTTCGCCCTCAGCGCCAGCGGTCCCGCTGAAGGCCTGCCCGAGTACTTGATCAGGCGTCAGGGTGCAGTTGCCGGCGGAGGTGCTGCGGCCCTGCGCGCCAGCCACAGTCAGACTGAAGAAGCAGGCGCAGAGCGTACACATCAGGCAGAAGAGGGTTCTCTTTGACGGGGCCAACATAAGCGCGTCTCCTGACTGGCTAGAGGCTGCTGCTTGCTCAATTGCCACGATAGCCGTTGTCGGACATGAATTGTAGCAGATCATCGGCCTGGGCTTTCGCCTTGACCCCCTGCCAAAGCTCGAGCGCCCGGTCAAACGCGTCCTGCGCCCGACTGCGGTCATTCAAGCGGTGATAATCTTCGCCGATCGAACGCAGTACACCGGCCTCCCAATAGTGATTGCCTTGTTCGACCGCGAGCTGTAAGGCCTCGTGATGGGTCGCCAATGCCCGCTCCAGCTGACCGAGCTCATGCTCACATGAGCCGCGATTAAGGAGCGACCAGAACTGAATATCGGACAAGCCGAGTCCGGCGGCGATGCGGGCGGCCTCGTCAGAGAGGTCGCGGCCACGCTCGTAATCGGGGATGGGTTGGTTGATGAACTGGTAGCCGCGATGGTGCAGCACGAAGCCGAGGGCAAAGTCATCGGCGATTTCACGGGCAATGGTCTCAGCGTGTTCATAGTAGCTGTCGGCATCGGCGTCATGTTGACTGAAGCGTACTTTGCCGACGACGGCCAACAGGATCGCCTCACGCCGGCGGTCGCCCAATTGCTGTGCGAGTCCCAGCGCCGCGGTGTAGGCTTCCAGCGCACGCTGACTGTCGCCGACAAAGTCGGCGTAGGCATTGCCCAGCTTGCTCAATAGATAGTGGGCGGTCTCGAGGTCGGCTCTAGCCTTGGCCGCGCCGACAGCACTGTGGATGAGCTTCAAAGCGAGTGCTGTGTATCCGCGCGCGGCGAAGTACGGCCCGTCTACGGTCAGCGTCCGCATGACATCGATAAAGAGATCGTCGCGCTGGGTGTCGCTGGCCGCCTCAGCCGCCTCTAGGATGTTGCTTTGTTCGACATCGAGCGCGTCGAGATCGTCTTTGTAGGTCACGGCGTAGTCGCGGCACGCCTCGATAACGGCCAGCGCGCCGGATCCGCGGTTCAGGAACAGGTTTCTGGCGTAGCTATAGGCAAGATCATGGACGCGGAAGTAGGTCACACGATTCAGAGTTCGTTTACTGACCAGACCGCGCAGGTCAAGCTGGCCGAGTGTATCGCTGACAGCATTCGGGTCGAGATTCATTACCCGCCCTAGGAGCTCGGGCGTAGAGCTCGGTTCGAACAACCCGCCCAAGCCGACAAACACGTCGAACAAGGGCTTGGACAGGGCGTCCACGCTGGCATCGAGAAGGGATTTGATGCCCGTACGCCCAAGTTCGCCGAAGTTGGCTGGCATGCTAAGGTCATGCGGCGCCGCTTCGATGCGGCGCAGGAGTTCGGTCGGAGAAAGTTGGTAGACCTTGAGCGATTTGCTTGCGATCTCCAGCGCAAAACTGTGATGACCGAGCACGTCGCACAGGCGGACGGCGTCGGGGTCGGCGCTGAAATCGCGCCCGCGGACGTGGAGGCCCAGCAGCTCAAGCGCCTGTTCGGGCTTCAACTCGCCGACTTCGACAATCTCATCCAGCGGAAAGCGGTGGCGGGAAGTCACCAGCAGCGGCGTGCTGCGGGGCATGGCCTTGACCATCCGTGCGAGGGCCGCCCCGTTCCAGATATCGTCCAGTACCAGCAGCACCTTCGCATCGGCCAGAACACGGCGGACCACTTGAAGGCGTTCGTCGCCGCTTGCGCTGGCGATGGCTTGCTGAACCCCGAAAGCACGGCCTATGGCTTCAAAGAGCATGTCAGCGTCGACAGAACCGGCCTTAAGCCAGAGGACCGGGCCCTTGCCATCGGCGACATGCTGAGCGGCTACGGTGGCTGCCAGCGCCGACTTGCCCATGCCACCGAATCCGCGCAACAGCACATGACTCTTCTCGTCG
It contains:
- a CDS encoding aldo/keto reductase; amino-acid sequence: MNTRQLGRTGLQVTVLGYGAGQLRATPRIWNGRPVSDEQAERILNAVLDAGINFIDTASIYGRSEEFIGRFIGHRRDEYLIATKFGCQLKDMGSWDDTPRNWSPDFLRDSIDESLRRLRTDRVDLLQLHTPTYDDFVRYDLVRPLEDARAAGKARFIGLSVTEPQMTAFAPHFDAFDTVQLPYSAYEMHYGSWLTKAAAHGLGTIIRGGAAQGKAEQGGADGLWERAGLDDLLDGETRTAFVLRFTLSHPDVHTAIVATIDPDHLRDNVAAAERGVLPADVLAEAKHRLSAALAPKVPQE
- a CDS encoding Ldh family oxidoreductase encodes the protein MPVFAADELRDFTTRLLMAAGAPEDIASAVAASLVTTNLRGHDSHGVQQLMKYVGKIRDGSLVASARPTIESTRGALARVDGGWAFGQITASFGADLAADRAAEYGMAAVALRRVNHIGRAGEYAERIAAQGLIGIVLASGASAGGSVAPFGSRQRMFGTNPMAWAVPTTTGRAPLVLDFATSGIAIGKVQLARDKGERVPPGMLITHDGSPTTDPNDFYNDGVLLPFGLHKGGGLALMLEIIPTLLAGFTPASSPNYRPGNPTLILALDVAYFVDRDEFDDEVRTLLDRIRGSTPLDGVERVLLPGEPESIAALERAVTGIPVPDATWAELSALAVSLGVTV
- a CDS encoding Gfo/Idh/MocA family oxidoreductase, yielding MTTLSSPVRFAIVSPSRWGRTLLNAAAASPILKFAGVTSRDFANAHAIVEQYGGCVYASYDDILGDPSTEAVLLPTPNFLHYDQTMAALSAGKHVLVEKPIANTVAQAREMQSEATRRGLVLAVGMQGRRTGAAHMVKQMIDDGTLGRVALAAAMHGAPLLNNRDPDSWYMDADKAPGGPLDQLAVHYFDLLAYFFGPVRRVFGAYTRRAAPATVPDAASAILEMEDGTLVTYSTHQISAYVSQLVLFGTKGALHFKRFGQELLWEEVVPPAQAKVDGPTIRPLEVTGPHPFTTALTDELEDFARCVREGGTPLVGAAEGIAALRVARAVMESWDTGRVVELD
- a CDS encoding FadR family transcriptional regulator, whose protein sequence is MIPLKRPPLLYREVQDAIREYILQNRLQPGDALPAEGDLARQLGVSRNSVREAVRSLESLGVIETKRGSGLFVSSFSFDPILDNLQYSLLSNLTELSELLQVRRVLEVGMIETAMIAMTPERIEAIAETVDAMGERAAKGLPFVKEDRAFHRLLFEHVGNSVLVRLLDIFWQGFNKASQYADIADDEPIWTHGAHQAIVDAIVDNDAERARVALAEHYAGLARRIQRASQRRSTE
- a CDS encoding dihydrodipicolinate synthase family protein, whose translation is MTGKFTGIIPPVISPLTPAGEIDVAGLESHVHRLIDGGVHGLFVLGSSGEGPLLTSSLAKTLIRRTVEAVDGQIPVIAGALEPSTVRTIEAIELAAECGADAVVITTPYYVETDDAGLRAHVREAAERSPLPVVLYNIPSKTHHNMTPSIVADVIDLENIVGIKDSHGDWPQFEQLLALRGPDFVVLQGAERYAAQSLLAGADGLVPGLSNVAPRLFAEMFDAAQAGDRERLLALQSDADALGTLHTYGHWLACLKYAVSLVGPTQPHTFARVVPLSDAARATIESLVRRQQGGPE
- a CDS encoding ABC transporter substrate-binding protein; this encodes MKPVSARSLLFVLLIVSLFTISLGTVAQEGTSIRVFANDRPDPTFIAHGAITGTNEALFNALHCSLVNLDENYSIQPDLAASFTLSEDETTYTFALNPDAKWHDGTPVTAADVEFTWVAYATPEAITGSRIRPLVMTSIVGGADVVASAAEAPSYADTTKYAGIEIVDDHTITFTLTGPNPLWLITSSQSPNGYILPKHILADIPYADWKTQPIYGAAPLGCGPFQFVQQIEGQFVELGAFADYHLGAPEIDRVFFMNWLTQDVGIAQIESGELDVMLGLTPTDADRLSRETDAQILTTPSAAAYQLSINTFRITDPRVRLAMAYALDREAILDAIFLGQGRVQECCFLNDWAIPEGQTPYPYDPDMARQLLADAGWDSNRELSVLFPTAYRLSDSLLPIVQQQLAEVGIRTIIDPQEQTAFREKLITNQDWDIFFNQGANMLPDPGSFTVWECPTGGKPQSGWFYCDDKMADQYVIGRTTADFATRQAAYQAIQTIFYEEMPTVNIAVPYTIFAVQQRVQGLTPTANRAASTWNIYDWTVTE
- a CDS encoding ABC transporter permease; the encoded protein is MRQYFTRRILQSIPTLLLLTVVTFGFIQAAPGDYVDAMIDPATLTENSAEVLARQRATLGLDQPIVIQYVRWVGELARGNLGFSFVHKRPVLSMIGERLWATVQLGGLAILVAVVIGVSAGIVSGMRPYTPFDYVVSVISYGAWSFPNFYLGMILIYIFAVELKVLPSAGMLTPGVDSFGDRLKHLILPVTALSVQFIGLFARQTRSAVLEVRAEDFVTTARAKGLRPRRVTLRHIVPNALIPVVTVIGLSLPIVITGAIVTEMVFGWSGMGTMMINAITGRDYPVVMGTVLVIGIVVLLVNFVVDVTYAIIDPRIRYQ